A single region of the Oreochromis niloticus isolate F11D_XX linkage group LG19, O_niloticus_UMD_NMBU, whole genome shotgun sequence genome encodes:
- the ldah gene encoding lipid droplet-associated hydrolase, with translation MMDPPHTDFFYCCGAATELLRFGSCPLTSAHKVLFLIIPGNPGVVGFYRTFMQTLHSRCGYQHPVWAVSHAGHCAPPASMDMIEDGASAAEDDVFGLDGQVEHKLAFLRNHVPRETSLVLIGHSIGCYIILEMMKRNPEQKVLKALLLFPTIERMAQSPQGKVMTPVLCHMRYVVYLPLFLLSLLPDRLKVGLIRLMLGGIRSLDLTVVQPTLGLLSGDSAANAMYLGGQEMKKVLKRDDTTIGKHLDKLIFYYGATDHWCPLQYYHEIKQDFPLGDFRLCENGFRHAFVLDAGREVAEMVFEWIREDLRSRVPGDQNASFSASAGRL, from the exons ATGATGGACCCACCACACACAGACTTCTTCTACTGCTGCGGAGCCGCCACGGAGCTGCTCAGGTTTGGATCCTGCCCCCTAACCTCTGCACACAAGGTGCTCTTCCTCATCATCCCAG GTAACCCAGGTGTGGTGGGCTTCTACAGGACCTTCATGCAGACGCTCCACAGCAGGTGTGGCTACCAGCACCCGGTGTGGGCCGTAAGCCACGCCGGCCACTGCGCTCCTCCGGCCTCCATGGACATGATCGAAG ACGGCGCCTCGGCGGCAGAGGACGACGTGTTCGGTCTGGACGGGCAGGTCGAACACAAGCTGGCTTTCCTCAGGAATCACGTTCCCAGAGAAACCAGCCTGGTCCTGATCGGTCACTCCATCGGCTGCTACATCATTCTGGAGATGATGAAGAGAAATCCTGAGCAGAAG gtCCTGAAGGCGCTCCTGCTGTTTCCCACCATCGAGCGCATGGCTCAGAGCCCTCAGGGGAAGGTCATGACCCCCGTGCTGTGTCACATGCGTTACGTGGTCTACCTGCCCCTCTTCCTGCTCTCGCTGCTGCCCGACAGGCTCAAAGTCGGCCTCATCAGACTGATGCTGGGGGGAATCCGCTCTCTGGACCTCACTGTGGTGCAGCCCACCCTGGGTCTGCTCAGTGGAGACTCTGCAG CCAATGCCATGTACCTGGGCGGGCAGGAAATGAAGAAAGTTCTAAAAAGAGACGACACGACTATCGGGAAACATCTCGACAAG CTGATATTTTATTACGGAGCGACTGACCACTGGTGCCCGCTGCAGTATTATCACGAGATCAAGCAGGACTTTCCTCTTGGCGACTTCAGGCTGTGTGAAAACGGCTTCCGTCACGCCTTCGTGCTGGACGCCGGACGCGAAGTCGCCgaaatggtgtttgaatggatCCGTGAAGATTTAAGGAGCCGAGTTCCCGGTGACCAAAATGCTTCATTCAGCGCCTCAGCTGGACGTTTGTAA
- the gdf7 gene encoding growth/differentiation factor 6-A, translating into MDHPVLFQLCFAFWVGMEWTGALQSSSLWGANMSMMRRDRSVNGSVVLHDYMVFLYQTLSKPQSRDFDVSDRAGAANTVTSFVDQGRDPPSWESGQRYIFDLSSLARMEELVEAELRIHRKPPADLRPALTSGGNLYHIRLYSCSSERQLLDSRTVEVLGGGLPRWEVFDVWSGMKAHLRNPSEPPQACFQLLAFSELTNKVADPLVLGLGRTPCPPQEKALLVAFWHTDTADSLFGEVTRRMKSGGFSLLKPPKRIPKHVKKNRRHRQRALSKRSFGGAARAGRRSRCSRKPLHVNFRDLGWDDWIIAPLDYEARRCDGTCDFPLRAHLEPTNHAVIQTLMNSMDPDLSPPSCCVPSSLSPISILYIDSAGSVVYKQYDNMVVESCGCR; encoded by the exons ATGGATCATCCCGTGTTGTTTcagctctgctttgctttcTGGGTCGGGATGGAGTGGACCGGAGCGTTGCAGTCCAGTTCGCTGTGGGGCGCGAACATGAGCATGATGAGGAGAGATCGGTCAGTTAACGGCTCGGTGGTCCTCCACGACTACATGGTGTTTTTATAccaaacgctgtccaaacctcaAAGCAGAGACTTTGACGTTTCAGACAGAGCAGGAGCTGCTAACACAGTTACAAGTTTTGTGGACCAAGGACGAG ATCCTCCATCATGGGAGAGCGGTCAGCGCTACATATTCGACTTGTCCAGCCTGGCCAGGATGGAAGAGCTGGTGGAGGCCGAGCTGAGAATCCACAGGAAGCCTCCGGCAGACCTTCGACCTGCCCTAACAAGCGGAGGAAACCTTTATCACATCCGCCTGTACTCCTGCTCTTCAGAGAGACAACTGCTGGACTCCAGAACTGTCGAGGTTTTGGGTGGTGGTCTTCCCAGGTGGGAGGTGTTTGACGTATGGTCTGGCATGAAGGCCCATCTGAGGAATCCTTCGGAGCCACCACAGGCCTGCTTCCAGCTCCTGGCCTTCTCTGAACTGACCAACAAGGTGGCTGACCCTCTGGTCCTGGGGCTGGGTCGCACCCCTTGCCCACCCCAGGAGAAAGCTTTGCTGGTGGCTTTCTGGCATACCGACACCGCCGACAGTCTGTTCGGAGAGGTAACGCGCAGAATGAAGAGCGGTGGATTTAGCCTCCTGAAGCCTCCGAAACGTATTCCAAAACACGTAAAGAAGAACCGCCGGCATCGACAGAGAGCTCTGTCCAAACGGTCTTTCGGTGGGGCGGCGAGAGCAGGCAGGAGGAGCCGCTGCAGCCGGAAACCGCTGCATGTGAACTTCAGAGACTTGGGCTGGGACGACTGGATCATCGCCCCTTTGGACTACGAGGCGCGCCGCTGCGACGGCACGTGCGACTTCCCGCTGCGCGCCCACCTGGAGCCCACCAACCATGCTGTCATCCAGACCCTGATGAACTCCATGGACCCTGATCTCAGCCCACCCAGCTGCTGCGTCCCCTCCAGTCTCAGCCCCATCAGCATCCTCTACATCGACTCAGCCGGCAGCGTGGTCTACAAGCAGTACGACAACATGGTGGTGGAGAGCTGTGGGTGCCGGTAG